Proteins encoded within one genomic window of Solibaculum mannosilyticum:
- a CDS encoding ATP-dependent Clp protease ATP-binding subunit, whose amino-acid sequence MFQFNGFTEKANEAMNLAVEAAQELGHTYVGSEHILLGLLREGTGVAASVLQEHNITAGQVEERLETVIGRGQPTSLSPNDFTPRCKRILEMAVVGARSMGHSYVGTEHLLIAIIQEGESYAVRFLSELGADPGAVLKSTAKAIGAETADTAPSRPGQHSQGKKDSKTPTLDQFGRDLTQVAKDGRLDPIIGRQKEIERVIQILSRRTKNNPVLIGEPGVGKTAIAEGLAQKIVTGEVPELLKGKRVVTLDLTGMVAGTKYRGDFEERIKNAIDEVVKAGDVILFIDELHTIIGAGAAEGAVDAANILKPSLARGELQVIGATTLEEYRKHIEKDAALERRFQPVNVPEPSQEEAVLILKGLRDKYEAHHKVKITDEAIEAAVNLSVRYISDRFLPDKAIDLIDEAASRVRLRAFTAPPDLKKMEDELKRLGEEKQSAVNAQDFERAARLRDEEKVLSDQLAEQKNQWNEQNAHTNGEVGAQEIAEIVSSWTGVPVVQLTEEEGQRLLKMEDILHQRIVGQDEAVSSVARAIRRGRVGLKDPKRPIGSFIFLGPTGVGKTELCKALAEAMFGDENAMIRLDMSEYMEKHTVSRLVGSPPGYVGYDEGGQLTEKIRRKPYSVVLFDEIEKAHPDVFNMLLQILDDGVLTDAQGRKVDFKNTVIIMTSNVGARSITDNKPLGFGSADADLKKEDARIQSDVMAELKRVFRPEFLNRVDDIIVFHQLTKEDIQNITRRMLDTLVKRVADMDIQMTYTDAAVEAIADAGFDPVYGARPLRRAIQSKIEDSLSEKMLEGKVKAGHPVVCDYRDGKFQFEYQ is encoded by the coding sequence ATGTTCCAATTCAATGGATTTACCGAAAAAGCCAATGAGGCCATGAACCTGGCGGTGGAAGCCGCTCAGGAACTGGGCCATACCTATGTCGGCAGCGAGCATATCCTGCTCGGACTGCTGAGGGAAGGCACCGGTGTAGCCGCATCGGTGCTGCAAGAGCATAATATCACCGCCGGCCAAGTGGAAGAGCGGTTGGAAACGGTCATCGGCCGGGGACAGCCCACCTCCCTGAGCCCCAATGATTTTACACCCCGCTGCAAGCGTATTTTGGAGATGGCAGTGGTGGGAGCCAGAAGCATGGGCCACAGTTATGTGGGCACCGAACATCTGCTGATCGCCATCATCCAGGAGGGGGAGAGTTACGCCGTCCGTTTCCTGAGCGAACTGGGTGCTGATCCAGGCGCCGTTTTGAAGAGCACGGCCAAGGCCATCGGCGCTGAGACGGCTGATACCGCTCCATCCCGTCCCGGACAGCATTCCCAGGGGAAAAAGGATTCCAAGACCCCTACTCTGGATCAGTTTGGCCGGGACTTGACCCAAGTGGCCAAGGATGGACGTCTGGATCCCATCATCGGCCGCCAGAAGGAGATCGAACGGGTCATTCAGATTCTGTCCCGCCGCACCAAGAATAACCCCGTACTCATCGGCGAACCGGGCGTCGGCAAGACGGCCATCGCCGAAGGTCTGGCCCAGAAGATCGTGACCGGAGAAGTGCCGGAACTCCTGAAAGGCAAACGGGTGGTCACCTTGGATCTGACCGGTATGGTGGCCGGTACCAAGTACCGCGGCGACTTTGAGGAGCGCATCAAAAACGCCATTGACGAAGTGGTCAAGGCCGGGGATGTCATCCTCTTCATCGACGAGTTGCACACCATCATCGGCGCCGGCGCTGCCGAAGGCGCTGTGGATGCCGCCAATATCCTCAAGCCCTCTCTGGCCAGGGGTGAGCTACAGGTCATCGGCGCCACTACTTTGGAGGAGTACCGCAAGCACATCGAAAAGGACGCCGCTTTGGAACGCCGGTTCCAGCCGGTCAACGTCCCCGAACCCTCCCAGGAGGAGGCGGTGCTCATCCTGAAGGGGCTGCGGGATAAATACGAGGCACATCACAAGGTCAAGATCACCGATGAGGCCATCGAAGCGGCTGTCAATCTGTCGGTACGGTATATCTCCGACCGGTTCCTGCCCGACAAGGCCATCGACCTGATCGATGAAGCGGCCTCCCGCGTCCGTCTGCGCGCCTTCACCGCCCCGCCCGATCTCAAGAAGATGGAGGATGAACTCAAACGTCTGGGTGAAGAAAAGCAGTCGGCCGTCAACGCCCAGGACTTTGAACGCGCCGCCCGTCTGCGGGACGAGGAAAAGGTTTTAAGCGATCAGCTCGCGGAACAGAAGAACCAGTGGAATGAGCAGAACGCCCATACCAACGGCGAAGTAGGCGCCCAGGAGATCGCCGAGATCGTGTCCAGCTGGACCGGCGTACCGGTGGTCCAGCTGACCGAGGAGGAAGGACAGCGCCTCTTAAAGATGGAGGACATCCTTCATCAGCGCATCGTGGGCCAGGACGAAGCTGTTTCGTCGGTGGCCCGTGCCATCCGCCGCGGACGTGTGGGCCTCAAGGACCCCAAACGTCCCATCGGCTCCTTTATCTTCCTAGGCCCCACCGGCGTGGGCAAGACTGAACTGTGCAAAGCCTTGGCCGAAGCCATGTTCGGCGACGAGAACGCCATGATCCGCCTGGATATGTCGGAATATATGGAGAAACACACCGTCTCCCGTCTGGTGGGCTCGCCTCCCGGATACGTGGGCTACGACGAAGGAGGCCAGCTGACCGAGAAGATCCGCCGCAAGCCCTATTCGGTGGTGCTGTTCGATGAGATTGAAAAGGCCCATCCCGACGTCTTCAATATGCTTCTCCAGATCCTGGACGACGGTGTCCTGACCGACGCCCAGGGCCGCAAGGTGGATTTTAAAAATACCGTTATCATCATGACCTCCAATGTAGGCGCCCGGTCCATCACCGACAACAAGCCTCTCGGCTTTGGCTCGGCCGATGCCGATCTGAAGAAAGAGGATGCCCGCATCCAAAGCGACGTCATGGCCGAGCTGAAACGTGTGTTCCGTCCGGAATTCCTCAACCGTGTGGACGACATCATCGTCTTCCATCAGCTGACCAAAGAGGACATCCAGAACATCACCCGCCGCATGCTGGATACTCTGGTCAAACGTGTGGCCGATATGGACATCCAGATGACCTATACCGACGCCGCAGTGGAAGCCATTGCCGATGCCGGATTTGATCCTGTGTACGGAGCCCGTCCGCTGCGCCGGGCCATCCAGTCCAAGATCGAGGACTCCCTGTCCGAGAAGATGCTGGAGGGCAAGGTCAAGGCCGGACATCCGGTGGTATGCGATTACCGCGACGGCAAATTCCAATTTGAATATCAGTAA
- a CDS encoding CtsR family transcriptional regulator: protein MRLSDAIANYILEQLKEMHGTAEIQRNELANAMGCVPSQINYVLTSRFTPEKGYRVESRRGGGGYIRITQVQVGRDAFLMHVVNSIGDSADTATVRAILQNIAHQGLIPKETARLMAAALSDRCYRDVPPDTRDKVRAAIFKNMLLASI, encoded by the coding sequence ATGCGTCTCAGCGATGCCATTGCAAACTATATCCTAGAGCAGCTCAAAGAGATGCACGGTACGGCTGAAATCCAGCGCAATGAACTTGCCAATGCCATGGGATGCGTGCCGAGTCAGATCAACTACGTACTGACATCCCGTTTTACTCCGGAAAAGGGATACCGTGTCGAGAGCCGGCGAGGGGGCGGCGGATACATTCGCATCACCCAGGTCCAGGTAGGCCGGGACGCCTTTTTAATGCACGTGGTCAATTCCATCGGAGACAGCGCCGATACCGCCACTGTGCGTGCCATTTTGCAAAACATAGCCCATCAGGGTCTTATCCCAAAAGAGACGGCGCGTCTCATGGCCGCCGCCTTGTCCGACCGCTGTTATCGGGACGTGCCTCCTGATACACGGGATAAAGTGCGAGCCGCAATTTTTAAGAATATGCTCCTCGCTTCCATCTAG
- a CDS encoding UvrB/UvrC motif-containing protein yields the protein MLCDNCAKRQATTFIKRTVNGQTQELHLCPQCAAQLGYGAMMGSASLGLGSLLSSMLGQTVPDPQPSRLSDEVRCEGCGATFSDIVRTGKAGCAKCYETFYEQLLPSLQRIHGKTKHTGKVPQSASQQAKKNHHLAQLKEQLNQAVEAQDYEQAAKLRDEIQSLQEEGNQQ from the coding sequence ATGTTATGTGACAACTGTGCCAAACGTCAGGCCACGACATTCATCAAACGGACCGTCAACGGCCAGACCCAGGAGCTGCATCTTTGCCCCCAATGCGCCGCCCAATTGGGTTACGGCGCCATGATGGGAAGCGCCTCCTTAGGGCTTGGCAGTCTGTTAAGCTCCATGCTGGGGCAGACGGTTCCGGACCCCCAGCCTTCCCGTCTCAGCGATGAGGTGCGGTGCGAGGGCTGCGGAGCTACATTTTCCGATATTGTGCGCACCGGAAAAGCCGGATGCGCCAAATGCTACGAGACGTTTTATGAACAGCTCTTGCCGTCCTTGCAGCGTATTCACGGCAAGACCAAACACACCGGCAAAGTCCCGCAGAGCGCCAGCCAGCAGGCCAAGAAGAACCACCATCTGGCCCAGCTGAAAGAACAGTTGAATCAGGCGGTAGAGGCTCAGGACTACGAACAAGCCGCCAAGCTGCGGGATGAAATTCAAAGTCTACAGGAGGAGGGGAACCAGCAATGA
- a CDS encoding protein arginine kinase, producing the protein MRKWYLETGPDSDVILSTRVRLARNLQNVPFPIRMTPEQRKAVDAQIKDALLGSHAAIAGDFDYLEMQDTSPAQALSMMERHLISPEFAQAKDGALLLMKDESVSIMINEEDHLRIQVMRPGLDLQGAYEMADQLDTLLDERLTYAFDERLGYLTQCPTNLGTGMRASLMLHLPALQREGVMGQLSDTVSKLGLTIRGLYGEGTEPKGAIYQLSNQVTLGISEQAALQNLKSIAMQVIAQERAARQQLNGDLRLTDQVWRSYGLLCTARILTGEEFMQLISNVRLGAALGILTEVTLDEVANLILNAQPGCLTLRVGKNLTPAERDVERASWVREQLAKTET; encoded by the coding sequence ATGAGAAAGTGGTATTTAGAGACAGGTCCTGACAGCGACGTCATTCTCTCTACCCGTGTACGGTTGGCCCGCAACCTGCAAAACGTACCCTTCCCCATCCGCATGACGCCCGAACAGCGCAAAGCGGTGGACGCACAGATAAAGGATGCTTTGCTGGGCAGCCATGCCGCCATCGCCGGCGACTTCGATTATCTGGAGATGCAGGATACTTCACCTGCCCAGGCGCTCTCCATGATGGAGCGGCATCTGATCAGCCCGGAATTCGCCCAGGCCAAGGACGGCGCCCTGCTCCTGATGAAGGATGAATCGGTATCCATTATGATCAATGAAGAGGATCATCTGCGCATTCAGGTGATGCGTCCCGGACTGGATCTCCAGGGAGCGTACGAGATGGCCGATCAATTGGATACTCTGCTGGACGAGCGACTGACCTACGCCTTTGACGAACGTCTCGGTTACCTGACCCAGTGCCCCACAAATTTGGGAACCGGTATGCGGGCATCCTTGATGCTGCATCTGCCGGCCCTCCAGCGGGAAGGGGTTATGGGACAGCTCAGCGATACCGTATCCAAACTGGGACTTACCATCCGGGGTCTGTACGGCGAGGGCACCGAACCCAAGGGCGCTATTTACCAGCTTTCCAACCAAGTGACCTTAGGGATCTCCGAACAGGCGGCGCTGCAAAATCTTAAGAGCATTGCCATGCAGGTCATCGCCCAGGAACGCGCAGCCCGCCAGCAGTTAAATGGGGATCTGCGTCTCACCGACCAGGTGTGGCGATCCTATGGACTGCTTTGCACCGCCCGCATCCTCACCGGGGAGGAGTTTATGCAGCTCATCTCCAATGTACGTCTGGGTGCGGCACTGGGCATTCTGACGGAAGTCACCCTGGACGAAGTGGCGAACCTCATCCTGAACGCCCAGCCCGGATGCTTAACCCTGCGTGTGGGCAAGAATCTCACCCCGGCGGAACGGGACGTGGAACGGGCATCCTGGGTGAGAGAACAGCTTGCCAAAACCGAAACATAA
- a CDS encoding TnpV protein: MDKYIYDDKNGLWYELQGDYYIPCLILPAEKEQPIGLWGQRHLRYLKEYRRATYITLFTSGRLNNYLADIDRQAQERMERLTEQMKRVQGITEQLKAENALEWTQRMNNIRACAKEIVEKEIIFA; the protein is encoded by the coding sequence ATGGACAAGTACATTTACGATGATAAAAATGGTCTGTGGTATGAACTGCAAGGAGATTATTATATCCCATGTCTTATCTTACCAGCCGAAAAAGAACAGCCTATTGGTTTGTGGGGACAGCGGCACTTGCGGTATCTGAAAGAATACCGCCGAGCCACCTACATAACCTTGTTCACAAGCGGCAGACTGAACAATTACCTTGCTGACATCGACAGGCAGGCGCAGGAACGCATGGAAAGGCTCACAGAGCAGATGAAACGGGTGCAGGGTATTACGGAGCAGTTAAAGGCGGAAAACGCTTTGGAATGGACACAGAGAATGAATAACATACGGGCGTGTGCAAAGGAGATTGTGGAAAAAGAAATCATCTTTGCATAA
- a CDS encoding ArsR/SmtB family transcription factor, protein MDEKRIAAIFKAFCDENRIRIIKLLRSGEKCACKLLEEINVTQPTLSHHMKILCDAEIVVGRKEGKWTHYSISEKGVEQAKECLRQLTTLDVESENKSCCEK, encoded by the coding sequence ATGGATGAAAAAAGAATTGCGGCAATTTTCAAAGCGTTTTGTGATGAAAACCGCATTAGGATTATAAAACTGCTGCGTTCAGGTGAAAAATGTGCTTGCAAGTTGCTAGAAGAAATCAATGTCACGCAGCCTACGCTTTCCCACCATATGAAAATTCTTTGTGACGCTGAAATAGTTGTCGGGCGCAAAGAGGGAAAATGGACACACTATTCTATTTCAGAAAAAGGTGTGGAACAGGCAAAAGAATGTTTGCGGCAGTTGACAACACTTGATGTTGAAAGCGAAAATAAGTCGTGCTGTGAAAAGTGA